A single region of the Plantactinospora soyae genome encodes:
- a CDS encoding FAD-binding oxidoreductase, translating into MADVRGLRAQLRGPVLEPGDPGFADEVAGYNAFAKNRPVVAIGAERVEDVLAAVAYATRHDLPVRVQGTGHGIGSGFTDGVLITTGRMRDLVIDPAAATAHVGAGLAWADLMPAVAEHGLAGITGSSPGVGVVGWLLGGGLSPVGRTFGFGSDRLIGLDIVTCDGTVQHVTQESQPDLFWALRGGRAGLGIVTSVDLDLVPLRSLYGGGLYFDADLAEVALRTWADWAASLSEDTTTSVALLRLADQPVVPPEIRNRFVVHIRVAHIGEDASGEAIVAPLRAIGEPLLGTIGRMPYTAIGTIHNDPPDPLPIWLTSGQLREFPADAAAAVLATAGAASGVPLMEVEIRQLGGVMAATPRLADAISGRDAGYVVIIAGVPEPDLFGTEIPAAAARVLDALSPWTLRGPQANFSNDVNDGATMTSTWEEAIRRRLVQIKTSYDPADVFRFGAHRPGPVSG; encoded by the coding sequence ATGGCCGATGTTCGTGGGCTGCGCGCTCAGTTGCGGGGTCCGGTCCTGGAACCGGGGGATCCAGGATTCGCCGATGAGGTGGCCGGCTACAACGCGTTTGCGAAGAACCGGCCGGTCGTAGCGATCGGGGCCGAGCGGGTCGAGGACGTGCTCGCCGCAGTCGCGTACGCGACGCGGCACGATCTGCCGGTGCGAGTGCAGGGGACAGGGCACGGGATCGGGTCCGGGTTCACCGACGGCGTGCTGATCACCACGGGTCGAATGCGCGACCTGGTGATCGACCCTGCGGCGGCCACGGCGCACGTCGGCGCCGGGTTGGCGTGGGCGGACCTCATGCCGGCGGTCGCCGAGCATGGCCTGGCCGGCATCACCGGATCGTCGCCCGGTGTCGGGGTGGTCGGCTGGCTTCTCGGCGGGGGACTGAGTCCGGTGGGGCGGACCTTCGGTTTCGGGTCGGACCGGCTCATCGGGCTGGACATCGTCACCTGCGACGGTACGGTTCAGCACGTCACGCAGGAGTCCCAACCAGACCTGTTCTGGGCGCTTCGCGGCGGGCGGGCCGGGCTCGGGATCGTGACCTCGGTCGACCTGGATCTGGTGCCCCTGCGCTCGCTGTACGGCGGCGGGCTGTACTTCGACGCCGACCTCGCCGAGGTCGCGCTGCGAACGTGGGCGGACTGGGCGGCGAGCCTGTCGGAGGACACGACGACCTCGGTGGCCCTGCTGAGGCTGGCGGACCAGCCCGTGGTGCCGCCGGAGATTCGCAACCGCTTCGTCGTCCACATCAGAGTCGCGCACATCGGCGAGGACGCCTCTGGCGAGGCGATCGTCGCCCCGCTGCGGGCGATCGGCGAGCCCCTGCTCGGCACGATCGGTCGGATGCCGTACACGGCGATCGGGACCATCCACAACGATCCACCCGATCCGTTGCCGATCTGGCTCACCTCCGGCCAGTTGCGCGAGTTTCCGGCCGACGCCGCGGCCGCCGTGCTCGCGACCGCCGGGGCCGCCTCAGGTGTGCCGCTGATGGAGGTGGAGATTCGGCAACTGGGCGGTGTGATGGCAGCCACGCCACGGCTGGCGGACGCGATCAGCGGACGGGATGCGGGCTACGTCGTCATCATCGCGGGTGTGCCGGAGCCGGATCTGTTCGGGACGGAGATACCGGCCGCGGCGGCCCGGGTCCTGGACGCGCTCTCGCCGTGGACCCTACGCGGTCCGCAGGCCAACTTCAGCAACGATGTCAACGACGGTGCCACCATGACGTCGACCTGGGAGGAAGCCATCCGTCGTCGCCTGGTGCAGATCAAGACCAGCTACGACCCCGCCGACGTCTTCCGCTTCGGCGCCCACCGCCCCGGTCCGGTGTCCGGGTAG
- a CDS encoding patatin-like phospholipase family protein, with the protein MSTDGRALVLGGGGVTGVAWEIGLLHGLTQCGVDLSVADTVIGTSAGASVAAQLTGGTSLADVYAAQTDNGSGELPARIGLGVLLRFLVAAAWPGDRRHGRAWLGRAALSAKTVSEAERRAVIERRVPDRRWPDRQLLLTAVDTQTGADIVFHADSGVPLIDAVAASCAVPLIWPPVTINGRRYMDGGVRSVANVDLAAGHSRVVVIAPTTAALRRADRPQIQAAALGVPNIVVTPDAAARDAIGDNMLDPARRPAAARAGRDQAASIADQIREVWS; encoded by the coding sequence ATGTCGACCGATGGACGGGCCCTGGTGCTGGGCGGCGGTGGCGTCACCGGCGTCGCGTGGGAGATCGGCCTGCTGCACGGCCTCACTCAGTGCGGCGTCGATCTCTCTGTCGCGGACACCGTCATCGGCACCTCCGCGGGTGCGTCGGTGGCCGCGCAACTCACCGGCGGGACTTCCCTCGCGGACGTCTACGCCGCCCAGACCGACAACGGATCCGGTGAGCTCCCCGCCCGGATCGGCTTGGGAGTTCTCCTCCGTTTCCTGGTCGCGGCCGCGTGGCCCGGCGACCGGCGGCACGGCCGGGCCTGGCTGGGACGAGCCGCACTGAGCGCGAAAACCGTCTCCGAAGCCGAACGGCGAGCGGTCATCGAACGACGAGTACCCGACCGGCGGTGGCCCGACCGCCAGCTTCTGCTGACCGCCGTCGACACCCAGACCGGCGCGGACATCGTCTTCCACGCCGACAGCGGCGTGCCGCTGATCGACGCGGTCGCGGCCAGTTGCGCCGTCCCGCTGATCTGGCCACCCGTCACGATCAACGGACGGCGGTACATGGACGGCGGCGTACGATCGGTCGCCAACGTGGACCTCGCCGCCGGTCACAGCCGGGTGGTCGTGATCGCACCCACCACTGCGGCCCTGCGCCGCGCCGATCGTCCCCAGATCCAAGCAGCGGCACTCGGGGTGCCGAACATCGTCGTGACACCGGACGCCGCAGCCCGTGACGCGATCGGTGACAACATGCTCGACCCCGCGCGGCGGCCGGCCGCCGCCCGCGCCGGACGCGACCAGGCCGCATCGATCGCGGACCAGATCCGCGAGGTCTGGTCATGA
- a CDS encoding low temperature requirement protein A: MTGPHRRLMTPMRARAADEPHRASTPLELLFDLCFVIAVAQAAGPLHHDIAENHVAHGLRGFFVVFFAIWWAWVNFSWFASAYDTDDVVYRVTTLVQIAGALVLAAGIGPAFATGDMRTSTIGYVVMRLALVSQWLRAARTDEKRRKTATRYAIDVVAIQSLWLLHLFVASDSGLFLPTVAVLIVLELAVPIWAEAAPGGPTTFHPRHIAERYGLFTIIVLGEAVASSTVAFRAALNEGGDHVGALLRVAVAGLVIVFLLWWLYFDRPAHILLTSLRMSLLWSYGHYFILASAAAVGAGLGVAVDHAAHHSKISDVRAGYAIAVPVAVYLFFVWLLHLRPHQSGPALLAMPLGVVLALLTPLVPASIEALAVLLVTLVVVSVVQGRSRRTGTDRPAT; the protein is encoded by the coding sequence ATGACCGGACCACACCGCAGGCTCATGACCCCGATGCGGGCGCGTGCCGCCGACGAACCACATCGCGCCTCGACGCCGCTGGAACTGCTCTTCGACCTCTGCTTCGTGATCGCGGTTGCGCAGGCCGCGGGCCCGCTGCACCACGACATCGCCGAGAACCACGTGGCACACGGCCTGCGCGGGTTCTTCGTGGTGTTCTTCGCGATCTGGTGGGCGTGGGTGAACTTCAGCTGGTTCGCCAGCGCCTACGACACCGACGACGTGGTCTACCGGGTCACCACGTTGGTACAGATCGCCGGCGCGCTGGTGCTGGCCGCGGGTATCGGCCCCGCTTTCGCCACCGGCGACATGCGGACGAGCACGATCGGCTACGTCGTGATGAGGCTTGCGCTGGTAAGCCAATGGCTGCGCGCCGCCCGCACCGACGAGAAGCGCAGGAAGACCGCCACCCGGTACGCGATCGACGTCGTCGCCATCCAGAGCCTCTGGCTGTTGCACCTGTTCGTCGCCTCCGACTCGGGCCTGTTCCTGCCGACCGTCGCCGTGCTGATCGTGCTCGAACTGGCGGTGCCGATCTGGGCCGAGGCCGCCCCCGGCGGACCGACCACGTTCCATCCGCGGCACATCGCCGAGCGGTACGGACTCTTCACCATCATCGTGTTGGGCGAGGCGGTCGCGTCGTCCACGGTTGCCTTCCGCGCCGCGCTGAACGAGGGCGGCGACCACGTGGGCGCCCTGTTGCGGGTCGCGGTCGCCGGCCTGGTGATCGTGTTCCTGCTCTGGTGGCTCTACTTCGACCGGCCCGCACACATCCTGCTGACCTCGTTGCGTATGTCGCTGTTGTGGAGTTACGGCCACTACTTCATCCTGGCGTCGGCGGCGGCCGTCGGCGCCGGCCTGGGCGTGGCGGTCGACCACGCGGCGCACCATTCAAAGATCTCGGACGTACGGGCGGGATACGCGATCGCCGTACCGGTTGCGGTTTATCTGTTCTTCGTCTGGCTGCTGCACCTGCGTCCGCACCAGTCCGGGCCGGCGCTGCTGGCGATGCCGCTGGGTGTCGTACTGGCGCTGCTGACCCCGCTGGTGCCGGCGTCGATCGAGGCGCTGGCCGTCCTGCTGGTTACGCTGGTCGTGGTCAGTGTCGTCCAGGGCCGTTCGAGGCGTACCGGAACGGATCGGCCGGCGACGTGA